In Panulirus ornatus isolate Po-2019 chromosome 40, ASM3632096v1, whole genome shotgun sequence, a single window of DNA contains:
- the Prim1 gene encoding DNA primase small subunit isoform X3, which yields MDHVFGTDVSCSIEVSKVFQMREFSFTLADDIYIRFQSFKDQEEMEKEIKRHCPYKIDIGAVYSHRPKDHRTVSVFTPKEKELVFDIDMTDYDEVRTCCSGAEICFKCWKFMTIAVKILDSALRQDFGYQHILWVYSGRRGVHCWVCDESARTLSQSARTALAEYLQLIRGGESQIKKVNIPLKLHPSLRRAEGIAKKFFNELILEDQDLLRTPELWGRILALIPDQNLQESLAKIMPQCSSSQQRWNTIQTEIGKAVNKNDHKKGIRQHLLTEIILQLVYPRLDIQVTKGLNHLLKAPFCVHPKTGRVCVCFDPLKAEQFNPMAVPHLSRLVEEINNYDAGKTDQERAAVAEYKKTSMKESIAIFENFLSGLAKENAARRREEIEKEQEGVVEGCFSPSLICLFLIKAGSGEQV from the exons TGTCAAAAGTCTTCCAAATGCGAGAATTCTCCTTCACCCTAGCTGATGATATCTATATACGATTCCAGTCATTCAAAGATCAAgaggagatggagaaggagaTAAAAAGGCATTGTCCATACAAAATCGACATAGGTGCTGTCTATTCTCacag ACCAAAGGACCATCGGACAGTTTCAGTGTTTACACCAAAGGAAAAAGAATTGGTCTTTGACATTGACATGACTGATTATGATGAG GTCCGGACGTGTTGCTCAGGGGCTGAGATATGTTTCAAGTGCTGGAAATTTATGACCATTGCTGTTAAGATCTTAGATTCTGCCTTGAGAC AGGACTTTGGGTACCAGCATATCCTTTGGGTGTACTCTGGTCGTCGTGGTGTTCATTGTTGGGTTTGTGATGAAAGTGCCCGCACATTGTCACAGTCAGCAAGGACTGCTCTTGCTGAATACCTGCAACTGATTCGAGGAGGTGAAAGTCAGATTAAGAAAGTTAATATTCCACTGAAGCTCCATCCGTCTCTCAG ACGTGCTGAAGGAATAGCAAAGAAATTCTTTAATGAGCTAATTTTAGAGGATCAAGATTTGCTACGTACTCCTGAACTTTGGGGTAGGATCCTTGCCCTAATTCCTGACCAAAATTTGCAGGAATCTTTGGCGAAAATAATGCCACAGTGTAGTAGCTCACAACAGCGATGGAACACCATTCAGACTGAGATTGGCAAAGCTGTTAACAAG AATGACCACAAGAAAGGAATTCGACAACATCTTTTAACTGAAATCATTCTCCAACTTGTGTATCCAAGATTGGACATACAAGTCACTAAAGGGCTCAACCACTTGCTTAAGGCACCTTTTTGTGTTCATCCGAAGAcaggtcgtgtatgtgtgtgctttgaTCCACTCAAGGCTGAGCAGTTTAATCCTATGGCTGTTCCACATTTAAG TCGGTTAGTTGAGGAGATTAACAATTATGATGCAGGGAAGACAGATCAGGAACGTGCAGCTGTGGCTGAATACAAGAAAACATCCATGAAAGAATCTATTGCTATATTTGAGAATTTTCTTTCTGGATTGGCCAAAGAAAATGCTGCTCGACGAAGAGAAGAAATTG AAAAGGAACAGGAAGGAGTCGTGGAAGGATGTTTTtccccaagtctcatttgtctATTCCTCATTAAGGCAGGAAGTGGTGAACAGGTATGA
- the Prim1 gene encoding DNA primase small subunit isoform X1, which yields MSTSDTTHFDSELLPDLLPVYYKRLFPYSQYYKWLSYGKVSKVFQMREFSFTLADDIYIRFQSFKDQEEMEKEIKRHCPYKIDIGAVYSHRPKDHRTVSVFTPKEKELVFDIDMTDYDEVRTCCSGAEICFKCWKFMTIAVKILDSALRQDFGYQHILWVYSGRRGVHCWVCDESARTLSQSARTALAEYLQLIRGGESQIKKVNIPLKLHPSLRRAEGIAKKFFNELILEDQDLLRTPELWGRILALIPDQNLQESLAKIMPQCSSSQQRWNTIQTEIGKAVNKNDHKKGIRQHLLTEIILQLVYPRLDIQVTKGLNHLLKAPFCVHPKTGRVCVCFDPLKAEQFNPMAVPHLSRLVEEINNYDAGKTDQERAAVAEYKKTSMKESIAIFENFLSGLAKENAARRREEIEKEQEGVVEGCFSPSLICLFLIKAGSGEQV from the exons ATGTCAACATCAGATACTACCCACTTTGATTCCGAATTATTACCTGATCTTCTTCCCGTCTACTATAAAAGGCTTTTCCCCTACAGTCAGTATTATAAATGGCTCAGTTATGGGAAAG TGTCAAAAGTCTTCCAAATGCGAGAATTCTCCTTCACCCTAGCTGATGATATCTATATACGATTCCAGTCATTCAAAGATCAAgaggagatggagaaggagaTAAAAAGGCATTGTCCATACAAAATCGACATAGGTGCTGTCTATTCTCacag ACCAAAGGACCATCGGACAGTTTCAGTGTTTACACCAAAGGAAAAAGAATTGGTCTTTGACATTGACATGACTGATTATGATGAG GTCCGGACGTGTTGCTCAGGGGCTGAGATATGTTTCAAGTGCTGGAAATTTATGACCATTGCTGTTAAGATCTTAGATTCTGCCTTGAGAC AGGACTTTGGGTACCAGCATATCCTTTGGGTGTACTCTGGTCGTCGTGGTGTTCATTGTTGGGTTTGTGATGAAAGTGCCCGCACATTGTCACAGTCAGCAAGGACTGCTCTTGCTGAATACCTGCAACTGATTCGAGGAGGTGAAAGTCAGATTAAGAAAGTTAATATTCCACTGAAGCTCCATCCGTCTCTCAG ACGTGCTGAAGGAATAGCAAAGAAATTCTTTAATGAGCTAATTTTAGAGGATCAAGATTTGCTACGTACTCCTGAACTTTGGGGTAGGATCCTTGCCCTAATTCCTGACCAAAATTTGCAGGAATCTTTGGCGAAAATAATGCCACAGTGTAGTAGCTCACAACAGCGATGGAACACCATTCAGACTGAGATTGGCAAAGCTGTTAACAAG AATGACCACAAGAAAGGAATTCGACAACATCTTTTAACTGAAATCATTCTCCAACTTGTGTATCCAAGATTGGACATACAAGTCACTAAAGGGCTCAACCACTTGCTTAAGGCACCTTTTTGTGTTCATCCGAAGAcaggtcgtgtatgtgtgtgctttgaTCCACTCAAGGCTGAGCAGTTTAATCCTATGGCTGTTCCACATTTAAG TCGGTTAGTTGAGGAGATTAACAATTATGATGCAGGGAAGACAGATCAGGAACGTGCAGCTGTGGCTGAATACAAGAAAACATCCATGAAAGAATCTATTGCTATATTTGAGAATTTTCTTTCTGGATTGGCCAAAGAAAATGCTGCTCGACGAAGAGAAGAAATTG AAAAGGAACAGGAAGGAGTCGTGGAAGGATGTTTTtccccaagtctcatttgtctATTCCTCATTAAGGCAGGAAGTGGTGAACAGGTATGA
- the Prim1 gene encoding DNA primase small subunit isoform X2 translates to MSTSDTTHFDSELLPDLLPVYYKRLFPYSQYYKWLSYGKVSKVFQMREFSFTLADDIYIRFQSFKDQEEMEKEIKRHCPYKIDIGAVYSHRPKDHRTVSVFTPKEKELVFDIDMTDYDEVRTCCSGAEICFKCWKFMTIAVKILDSALRQDFGYQHILWVYSGRRGVHCWVCDESARTLSQSARTALAEYLQLIRGGESQIKKVNIPLKLHPSLRRAEGIAKKFFNELILEDQDLLRTPELWGRILALIPDQNLQESLAKIMPQCSSSQQRWNTIQTEIGKAVNKNDHKKGIRQHLLTEIILQLVYPRLDIQVTKGLNHLLKAPFCVHPKTGRVCVCFDPLKAEQFNPMAVPHLSRLVEEINNYDAGKTDQERAAVAEYKKTSMKESIAIFENFLSGLAKENAARRREEIDLKMDF, encoded by the exons ATGTCAACATCAGATACTACCCACTTTGATTCCGAATTATTACCTGATCTTCTTCCCGTCTACTATAAAAGGCTTTTCCCCTACAGTCAGTATTATAAATGGCTCAGTTATGGGAAAG TGTCAAAAGTCTTCCAAATGCGAGAATTCTCCTTCACCCTAGCTGATGATATCTATATACGATTCCAGTCATTCAAAGATCAAgaggagatggagaaggagaTAAAAAGGCATTGTCCATACAAAATCGACATAGGTGCTGTCTATTCTCacag ACCAAAGGACCATCGGACAGTTTCAGTGTTTACACCAAAGGAAAAAGAATTGGTCTTTGACATTGACATGACTGATTATGATGAG GTCCGGACGTGTTGCTCAGGGGCTGAGATATGTTTCAAGTGCTGGAAATTTATGACCATTGCTGTTAAGATCTTAGATTCTGCCTTGAGAC AGGACTTTGGGTACCAGCATATCCTTTGGGTGTACTCTGGTCGTCGTGGTGTTCATTGTTGGGTTTGTGATGAAAGTGCCCGCACATTGTCACAGTCAGCAAGGACTGCTCTTGCTGAATACCTGCAACTGATTCGAGGAGGTGAAAGTCAGATTAAGAAAGTTAATATTCCACTGAAGCTCCATCCGTCTCTCAG ACGTGCTGAAGGAATAGCAAAGAAATTCTTTAATGAGCTAATTTTAGAGGATCAAGATTTGCTACGTACTCCTGAACTTTGGGGTAGGATCCTTGCCCTAATTCCTGACCAAAATTTGCAGGAATCTTTGGCGAAAATAATGCCACAGTGTAGTAGCTCACAACAGCGATGGAACACCATTCAGACTGAGATTGGCAAAGCTGTTAACAAG AATGACCACAAGAAAGGAATTCGACAACATCTTTTAACTGAAATCATTCTCCAACTTGTGTATCCAAGATTGGACATACAAGTCACTAAAGGGCTCAACCACTTGCTTAAGGCACCTTTTTGTGTTCATCCGAAGAcaggtcgtgtatgtgtgtgctttgaTCCACTCAAGGCTGAGCAGTTTAATCCTATGGCTGTTCCACATTTAAG TCGGTTAGTTGAGGAGATTAACAATTATGATGCAGGGAAGACAGATCAGGAACGTGCAGCTGTGGCTGAATACAAGAAAACATCCATGAAAGAATCTATTGCTATATTTGAGAATTTTCTTTCTGGATTGGCCAAAGAAAATGCTGCTCGACGAAGAGAAGAAATTG ATCTGAAGATGGATTTTTAG
- the Prim1 gene encoding DNA primase small subunit isoform X6 → MREFSFTLADDIYIRFQSFKDQEEMEKEIKRHCPYKIDIGAVYSHRPKDHRTVSVFTPKEKELVFDIDMTDYDEVRTCCSGAEICFKCWKFMTIAVKILDSALRQDFGYQHILWVYSGRRGVHCWVCDESARTLSQSARTALAEYLQLIRGGESQIKKVNIPLKLHPSLRRAEGIAKKFFNELILEDQDLLRTPELWGRILALIPDQNLQESLAKIMPQCSSSQQRWNTIQTEIGKAVNKNDHKKGIRQHLLTEIILQLVYPRLDIQVTKGLNHLLKAPFCVHPKTGRVCVCFDPLKAEQFNPMAVPHLSRLVEEINNYDAGKTDQERAAVAEYKKTSMKESIAIFENFLSGLAKENAARRREEIEKEQEGVVEGCFSPSLICLFLIKAGSGEQV, encoded by the exons ATGCGAGAATTCTCCTTCACCCTAGCTGATGATATCTATATACGATTCCAGTCATTCAAAGATCAAgaggagatggagaaggagaTAAAAAGGCATTGTCCATACAAAATCGACATAGGTGCTGTCTATTCTCacag ACCAAAGGACCATCGGACAGTTTCAGTGTTTACACCAAAGGAAAAAGAATTGGTCTTTGACATTGACATGACTGATTATGATGAG GTCCGGACGTGTTGCTCAGGGGCTGAGATATGTTTCAAGTGCTGGAAATTTATGACCATTGCTGTTAAGATCTTAGATTCTGCCTTGAGAC AGGACTTTGGGTACCAGCATATCCTTTGGGTGTACTCTGGTCGTCGTGGTGTTCATTGTTGGGTTTGTGATGAAAGTGCCCGCACATTGTCACAGTCAGCAAGGACTGCTCTTGCTGAATACCTGCAACTGATTCGAGGAGGTGAAAGTCAGATTAAGAAAGTTAATATTCCACTGAAGCTCCATCCGTCTCTCAG ACGTGCTGAAGGAATAGCAAAGAAATTCTTTAATGAGCTAATTTTAGAGGATCAAGATTTGCTACGTACTCCTGAACTTTGGGGTAGGATCCTTGCCCTAATTCCTGACCAAAATTTGCAGGAATCTTTGGCGAAAATAATGCCACAGTGTAGTAGCTCACAACAGCGATGGAACACCATTCAGACTGAGATTGGCAAAGCTGTTAACAAG AATGACCACAAGAAAGGAATTCGACAACATCTTTTAACTGAAATCATTCTCCAACTTGTGTATCCAAGATTGGACATACAAGTCACTAAAGGGCTCAACCACTTGCTTAAGGCACCTTTTTGTGTTCATCCGAAGAcaggtcgtgtatgtgtgtgctttgaTCCACTCAAGGCTGAGCAGTTTAATCCTATGGCTGTTCCACATTTAAG TCGGTTAGTTGAGGAGATTAACAATTATGATGCAGGGAAGACAGATCAGGAACGTGCAGCTGTGGCTGAATACAAGAAAACATCCATGAAAGAATCTATTGCTATATTTGAGAATTTTCTTTCTGGATTGGCCAAAGAAAATGCTGCTCGACGAAGAGAAGAAATTG AAAAGGAACAGGAAGGAGTCGTGGAAGGATGTTTTtccccaagtctcatttgtctATTCCTCATTAAGGCAGGAAGTGGTGAACAGGTATGA
- the Prim1 gene encoding DNA primase small subunit isoform X4 yields MSTSDTTHFDSELLPDLLPVYYKRLFPYSQYYKWLSYGKVSKVFQMREFSFTLADDIYIRFQSFKDQEEMEKEIKRHCPYKIDIGAVYSHRPKDHRTVSVFTPKEKELVFDIDMTDYDEVRTCCSGAEICFKCWKFMTIAVKILDSALRQDFGYQHILWVYSGRRGVHCWVCDESARTLSQSARTALAEYLQLIRGGESQIKKVNIPLKLHPSLRRAEGIAKKFFNELILEDQDLLRTPELWGRILALIPDQNLQESLAKIMPQCSSSQQRWNTIQTEIGKAVNKNDHKKGIRQHLLTEIILQLVYPRLDIQVTKGLNHLLKAPFCVHPKTGRVCVCFDPLKAEQFNPMAVPHLSRLVEEINNYDAGKTDQERAAVAEYKKTSMKESIAIFENFLSGLAKENAARRREEIGRQL; encoded by the exons ATGTCAACATCAGATACTACCCACTTTGATTCCGAATTATTACCTGATCTTCTTCCCGTCTACTATAAAAGGCTTTTCCCCTACAGTCAGTATTATAAATGGCTCAGTTATGGGAAAG TGTCAAAAGTCTTCCAAATGCGAGAATTCTCCTTCACCCTAGCTGATGATATCTATATACGATTCCAGTCATTCAAAGATCAAgaggagatggagaaggagaTAAAAAGGCATTGTCCATACAAAATCGACATAGGTGCTGTCTATTCTCacag ACCAAAGGACCATCGGACAGTTTCAGTGTTTACACCAAAGGAAAAAGAATTGGTCTTTGACATTGACATGACTGATTATGATGAG GTCCGGACGTGTTGCTCAGGGGCTGAGATATGTTTCAAGTGCTGGAAATTTATGACCATTGCTGTTAAGATCTTAGATTCTGCCTTGAGAC AGGACTTTGGGTACCAGCATATCCTTTGGGTGTACTCTGGTCGTCGTGGTGTTCATTGTTGGGTTTGTGATGAAAGTGCCCGCACATTGTCACAGTCAGCAAGGACTGCTCTTGCTGAATACCTGCAACTGATTCGAGGAGGTGAAAGTCAGATTAAGAAAGTTAATATTCCACTGAAGCTCCATCCGTCTCTCAG ACGTGCTGAAGGAATAGCAAAGAAATTCTTTAATGAGCTAATTTTAGAGGATCAAGATTTGCTACGTACTCCTGAACTTTGGGGTAGGATCCTTGCCCTAATTCCTGACCAAAATTTGCAGGAATCTTTGGCGAAAATAATGCCACAGTGTAGTAGCTCACAACAGCGATGGAACACCATTCAGACTGAGATTGGCAAAGCTGTTAACAAG AATGACCACAAGAAAGGAATTCGACAACATCTTTTAACTGAAATCATTCTCCAACTTGTGTATCCAAGATTGGACATACAAGTCACTAAAGGGCTCAACCACTTGCTTAAGGCACCTTTTTGTGTTCATCCGAAGAcaggtcgtgtatgtgtgtgctttgaTCCACTCAAGGCTGAGCAGTTTAATCCTATGGCTGTTCCACATTTAAG TCGGTTAGTTGAGGAGATTAACAATTATGATGCAGGGAAGACAGATCAGGAACGTGCAGCTGTGGCTGAATACAAGAAAACATCCATGAAAGAATCTATTGCTATATTTGAGAATTTTCTTTCTGGATTGGCCAAAGAAAATGCTGCTCGACGAAGAGAAGAAATTG GCAGGCAGTTATGA
- the Prim1 gene encoding DNA primase small subunit isoform X5 produces the protein MITTLPVELSKVFQMREFSFTLADDIYIRFQSFKDQEEMEKEIKRHCPYKIDIGAVYSHRPKDHRTVSVFTPKEKELVFDIDMTDYDEVRTCCSGAEICFKCWKFMTIAVKILDSALRQDFGYQHILWVYSGRRGVHCWVCDESARTLSQSARTALAEYLQLIRGGESQIKKVNIPLKLHPSLRRAEGIAKKFFNELILEDQDLLRTPELWGRILALIPDQNLQESLAKIMPQCSSSQQRWNTIQTEIGKAVNKNDHKKGIRQHLLTEIILQLVYPRLDIQVTKGLNHLLKAPFCVHPKTGRVCVCFDPLKAEQFNPMAVPHLSRLVEEINNYDAGKTDQERAAVAEYKKTSMKESIAIFENFLSGLAKENAARRREEIEKEQEGVVEGCFSPSLICLFLIKAGSGEQV, from the exons TGTCAAAAGTCTTCCAAATGCGAGAATTCTCCTTCACCCTAGCTGATGATATCTATATACGATTCCAGTCATTCAAAGATCAAgaggagatggagaaggagaTAAAAAGGCATTGTCCATACAAAATCGACATAGGTGCTGTCTATTCTCacag ACCAAAGGACCATCGGACAGTTTCAGTGTTTACACCAAAGGAAAAAGAATTGGTCTTTGACATTGACATGACTGATTATGATGAG GTCCGGACGTGTTGCTCAGGGGCTGAGATATGTTTCAAGTGCTGGAAATTTATGACCATTGCTGTTAAGATCTTAGATTCTGCCTTGAGAC AGGACTTTGGGTACCAGCATATCCTTTGGGTGTACTCTGGTCGTCGTGGTGTTCATTGTTGGGTTTGTGATGAAAGTGCCCGCACATTGTCACAGTCAGCAAGGACTGCTCTTGCTGAATACCTGCAACTGATTCGAGGAGGTGAAAGTCAGATTAAGAAAGTTAATATTCCACTGAAGCTCCATCCGTCTCTCAG ACGTGCTGAAGGAATAGCAAAGAAATTCTTTAATGAGCTAATTTTAGAGGATCAAGATTTGCTACGTACTCCTGAACTTTGGGGTAGGATCCTTGCCCTAATTCCTGACCAAAATTTGCAGGAATCTTTGGCGAAAATAATGCCACAGTGTAGTAGCTCACAACAGCGATGGAACACCATTCAGACTGAGATTGGCAAAGCTGTTAACAAG AATGACCACAAGAAAGGAATTCGACAACATCTTTTAACTGAAATCATTCTCCAACTTGTGTATCCAAGATTGGACATACAAGTCACTAAAGGGCTCAACCACTTGCTTAAGGCACCTTTTTGTGTTCATCCGAAGAcaggtcgtgtatgtgtgtgctttgaTCCACTCAAGGCTGAGCAGTTTAATCCTATGGCTGTTCCACATTTAAG TCGGTTAGTTGAGGAGATTAACAATTATGATGCAGGGAAGACAGATCAGGAACGTGCAGCTGTGGCTGAATACAAGAAAACATCCATGAAAGAATCTATTGCTATATTTGAGAATTTTCTTTCTGGATTGGCCAAAGAAAATGCTGCTCGACGAAGAGAAGAAATTG AAAAGGAACAGGAAGGAGTCGTGGAAGGATGTTTTtccccaagtctcatttgtctATTCCTCATTAAGGCAGGAAGTGGTGAACAGGTATGA